One genomic segment of Desertifilum tharense IPPAS B-1220 includes these proteins:
- a CDS encoding response regulator, whose product MAVVEMEELLTEKFILIAENNPEGARLIQEALNQNSMPYQILAIANGQELCDFLHRRGQYSDAPRPDLILLDLNLPDKDGKTILTEIKADPQLKRIPIIVFSFSDRAEDILQSYTLQGNCYVLKSWDAQHLFQVIKRIEDFWLKIVTLPIE is encoded by the coding sequence GTGGCAGTTGTAGAGATGGAAGAACTCTTAACGGAAAAATTTATTCTGATTGCAGAAAACAACCCAGAGGGGGCGCGTTTAATTCAAGAGGCATTAAATCAGAATTCAATGCCGTATCAGATTTTGGCGATCGCTAACGGTCAAGAACTCTGTGATTTTTTGCACCGTCGAGGACAGTATAGCGATGCTCCCCGCCCGGATCTGATTTTATTGGATCTAAACTTACCTGACAAAGATGGGAAAACGATTCTAACAGAAATTAAGGCTGACCCTCAGTTGAAGCGGATTCCCATTATTGTCTTCAGCTTTTCCGATCGCGCTGAAGATATCTTGCAATCCTATACCCTCCAGGGAAATTGCTACGTCCTGAAATCCTGGGACGCCCAACATTTGTTTCAAGTTATTAAACGAATTGAAGATTTTTGGTTAAAGATTGTAACGTTACCAATCGAGTAA